A portion of the Haemorhous mexicanus isolate bHaeMex1 chromosome 3, bHaeMex1.pri, whole genome shotgun sequence genome contains these proteins:
- the FHL5 gene encoding four and a half LIM domains protein 5 has product MTSSHTDCHFCLQPLRGRKFALRDENAYCVPCYDSLYANPCEECKQPIECSSKDLAYKGRHWHEGCFRCAKCRRSLVEKPFAAKDEVLLCTECYSDEYSSKCFHCQKTIMPGSRKMEFKGSSWHESCFVCQHCQQPLGTKPLITKDNENYCVPCFEKQFAHHCYACKKVITSGGVAYHDQPWHKECFVCAVCKTQLSRQRFISKDEYPYCVDCFSKFHAKKCAACKKPIAALEGTKYISLEERQWHGECFSCTKCSVSLVGQEFLARQDDILCHKCGSAS; this is encoded by the exons ATGACCAGCAGCCACACAGACTGCCATTtctgcctgcagcctctccGTGGCAGGAAATTTGCACTGAGAGATGAAAATGCTTACTGTGTCCCGTGTTATGACAGCCTGTACGCCAACCCCTGCGAAGAGTGCAAGCAGCCCATTGAGTGCAGCTCCAAG GATCTGGCCTACAAAGGCCGCCACTGGCATGAGGGGTGCTTCAGGTGTGCCAAGTGCCGTCGCTCACTGGTGGAGAAACCATTTGCTGCCAAGGACGAGGTCTTGCTGTGTACTGAGTGCTACTCTGATGAGTATTCATCCAAGTGCTTTCACTGCCAGAAGACCATTATGCCTG gttcACGTAAAATGGAATTTAAGGGAAGTTCCTGGCATGAATCCTGTTTTGTTTGCCAGCATTGTCAGCAACCATTGGGAACAAAACCATTAATCACCAAAGACAATGAGAATTACTGTGTGCCCTGTTTTGAGAAGCAATTTGCTCACCACTGCTATGCTTGCAAAAAG GTTATAACTTCTGGAGGAGTGGCCTACCATGACCAGCCTTGGCACAAGGAATGctttgtgtgtgctgtgtgtaaAACTCAGCTGTCTAGACAAAGATTCATTTCCAAAGACGAGTACCCATACTGTGTAGACTGTTTCAGCAAATTTCATGCCAAGAAGTGTGCTGCTTGCAAGAAACCTATTGCAG CTCTCGAAGGTACCAAATACATCTCACTTGAGGAGCGCCAGTGGCACGGGGAATGCTTTAGCTGCACGAAGTGCTCTGTCTCCCTGGTGGGCCAGGAATTCCTCGCTCGGCAGGATGACATCCTTTGCCACAAGTGTGGCTCTGCTTCATAG